Proteins from one Natrinema salinisoli genomic window:
- a CDS encoding translation initiation factor IF-6 yields MQRLAFAGSAYVGVFARATDSCVLVRRDVDDDVAAALTDELEVPAIQTTVGGSSTVGALAMGNENGLLVSSRVLEYERETLEETVDLPVAELPGNINAAGNVVLANDYGAYVHPDLPREAIQIVKDTLDVPVERGDLAGVRTVGTAAVATNTGVLCHPKATDEELDTLEDVLDVRADVGTVNYGAPLVGSGLIANEAGYVVGEDTTGPELGRIEDALGYLD; encoded by the coding sequence TTGCAACGCCTCGCATTCGCCGGGTCGGCCTACGTCGGCGTCTTCGCCCGCGCGACCGACTCGTGCGTACTCGTTCGCCGCGACGTCGACGACGACGTTGCCGCCGCCCTGACCGACGAACTCGAGGTGCCCGCCATCCAGACGACCGTCGGCGGTTCCTCGACGGTCGGCGCGTTAGCGATGGGTAACGAGAACGGACTGCTCGTCAGCTCCCGGGTCCTCGAGTACGAGCGCGAGACGCTCGAGGAGACGGTCGATCTTCCCGTCGCCGAACTGCCGGGAAACATCAACGCCGCCGGTAACGTCGTCCTCGCGAACGATTACGGGGCCTACGTCCACCCGGACCTGCCCCGCGAGGCGATCCAGATCGTCAAGGACACCCTCGACGTTCCCGTCGAGCGCGGCGACCTCGCTGGCGTCCGCACCGTCGGCACCGCCGCGGTGGCGACCAACACCGGGGTGCTCTGTCACCCTAAGGCGACCGACGAGGAACTCGATACGCTCGAGGACGTCCTCGATGTCCGGGCCGACGTCGGCACGGTCAACTACGGCGCACCGCTGGTCGGCTCCGGGCTGATCGCCAACGAGGCCGGCTACGTCGTCGGCGAGGATACGACCGGCCCCGAACTGGGCCGGATCGAGGACGCGCTGGGCTATCTCGACTGA
- a CDS encoding ASCH domain-containing protein, producing MSELDPSELLPSERMQTQALDGDVTQIHRGHQYADEGDTFTIDGTTFEVTEIRERTLGDLTDEDAQAEGMDDLEGYRRMLERAHDNFEWDDDSEVVLHRFEQH from the coding sequence ATGAGCGAACTCGATCCGAGCGAGCTGTTGCCCAGCGAGCGGATGCAAACGCAGGCCCTCGACGGAGACGTCACCCAGATCCACCGCGGGCATCAGTACGCGGACGAAGGGGACACGTTCACGATCGACGGAACGACCTTCGAAGTGACTGAGATCCGCGAGCGGACGCTCGGGGACCTGACCGACGAGGACGCCCAGGCCGAAGGGATGGACGACCTCGAGGGGTATCGGCGCATGCTCGAGCGTGCTCACGACAATTTCGAGTGGGACGACGACAGCGAGGTCGTGTTACACCGATTCGAACAGCACTAG
- the rpl18a gene encoding 50S ribosomal protein L18Ae translates to MSQFTVSGRFKSRDGFAEFETTIDAENENVAREHTLSQFGSQHGLKRSEIELEEVSQQ, encoded by the coding sequence ATGAGTCAATTTACGGTCAGTGGTCGGTTCAAGAGCCGCGACGGGTTCGCGGAGTTCGAGACGACGATCGACGCCGAAAACGAGAACGTCGCCCGCGAACACACGCTCTCCCAGTTCGGGAGTCAGCACGGGCTGAAACGTAGCGAGATCGAGCTTGAGGAGGTATCCCAGCAATGA
- the pfdA gene encoding prefoldin subunit alpha produces MSQQQLQQLSQELQEIEEQIEGLQANVEAVQQEKTEVDEAIEALGTLETGSTVQMPLGGGAYLRTTIENIDEVIVDLGADYAAEFEEDDAVDALENKKEHLDEQIDELNEEIAELETESDELEQQAQQLQQQAMQQQMQGMGQGQGQGPDE; encoded by the coding sequence ATGAGTCAGCAGCAACTTCAGCAGCTGTCCCAGGAGCTTCAGGAGATCGAAGAACAGATCGAGGGTCTTCAGGCGAACGTCGAGGCCGTCCAGCAGGAGAAGACCGAAGTCGACGAGGCCATCGAGGCCCTCGGCACGCTCGAGACGGGTTCGACCGTCCAGATGCCCCTCGGCGGCGGCGCGTACCTCCGAACGACCATCGAGAACATCGACGAAGTGATCGTCGACCTCGGTGCCGATTACGCCGCGGAGTTCGAGGAAGACGACGCCGTCGACGCCCTCGAGAACAAGAAAGAGCACCTCGACGAGCAGATCGACGAGCTCAACGAGGAGATCGCCGAACTCGAGACTGAAAGCGACGAACTCGAGCAGCAGGCCCAGCAGCTCCAGCAGCAGGCGATGCAACAGCAGATGCAGGGAATGGGTCAGGGTCAGGGCCAGGGCCCCGACGAGTAA
- the ftsY gene encoding signal recognition particle-docking protein FtsY: MFDNLKDKLGSFREDAEAAADENVEEVDEDELEDEDVEPDVAAESADAEATDTTSETVATEPTEPAAPSSSAVEPDAEGASEQSATSESATADAAESAGQEPATDPEPDTLDSEPESEETVRDEEAAAEAAVDEDVDEDGNDDVADEAAVDGDEEDDADDGGRTGLGAKARSLITGTDDESESDEASSDAELAESVEEESEEPAEPAVETEPSVDEEPVDEGTAEDDDDDEGGNSTGFGTKAKSLVKGKFVIEEEDLEGPLHELEMALLSSDVEMGVAEEILDNIRDELVGETRTFTTSTGEVVEEALRNAIYDVISVGQFDFDERIAAEDKPVTIIFTGVNGVGKTTSIAKLSRYFEERGYSSVMANGDTYRAGANQQIQEHADALDTKCISHEQGGDPAAVLYDAVEYAEANDVDVVLGDTAGRLHTDEGLMDQLEKIGRVVDPDMTLFVDEAVAGQDAVNRAREFNEAAEIDGTILTKADADSNGGAAISVAHVTGKPILFLGVGQGYDDLERFDPDEMVDRLLADEE, from the coding sequence ATGTTCGACAACCTGAAGGACAAACTCGGTAGCTTCCGCGAAGACGCCGAAGCGGCCGCCGACGAGAACGTCGAGGAGGTCGACGAAGACGAACTCGAGGACGAGGACGTCGAGCCGGACGTAGCGGCGGAGTCGGCCGACGCGGAAGCTACCGATACTACCTCCGAAACGGTGGCCACCGAACCGACCGAACCGGCAGCCCCATCGTCGTCTGCGGTCGAGCCTGATGCCGAGGGAGCGTCGGAGCAATCGGCGACGAGCGAGTCCGCTACTGCAGACGCGGCCGAGTCCGCGGGACAGGAGCCGGCGACCGATCCCGAACCCGATACTCTCGACTCCGAGCCGGAATCGGAGGAGACGGTCCGTGACGAGGAGGCGGCCGCTGAAGCGGCCGTCGATGAGGACGTGGATGAGGATGGGAACGACGACGTGGCTGATGAAGCGGCCGTCGACGGGGACGAGGAAGACGATGCCGACGACGGCGGCAGGACCGGCCTCGGTGCCAAAGCCAGATCTCTCATCACGGGGACGGACGACGAGTCCGAATCGGACGAGGCGTCCTCCGACGCGGAATTAGCCGAGTCGGTCGAGGAAGAATCGGAGGAACCGGCGGAGCCGGCCGTCGAAACGGAGCCGTCCGTCGACGAAGAACCGGTCGACGAGGGGACGGCCGAGGATGACGATGACGACGAGGGCGGCAACTCGACCGGGTTCGGCACGAAGGCTAAATCCCTCGTCAAGGGGAAGTTCGTCATCGAAGAAGAGGACCTCGAGGGGCCGCTCCACGAACTCGAGATGGCGCTGCTCTCGAGCGACGTCGAGATGGGCGTCGCCGAGGAGATCCTCGACAACATCCGCGACGAACTGGTCGGCGAGACGCGGACCTTCACGACCTCGACCGGCGAGGTCGTCGAGGAGGCGCTGCGTAACGCGATCTACGACGTGATTAGCGTCGGTCAGTTCGACTTCGACGAGCGGATCGCCGCCGAGGACAAACCGGTCACCATCATCTTCACGGGCGTCAACGGGGTCGGAAAGACCACCTCGATCGCCAAGCTGAGCCGCTACTTCGAGGAGCGGGGCTACTCGTCGGTGATGGCGAACGGCGACACCTACCGTGCCGGGGCGAACCAGCAGATTCAGGAACACGCCGACGCCCTGGACACGAAGTGTATCAGTCACGAACAGGGCGGTGACCCAGCAGCGGTGCTGTACGACGCCGTCGAGTACGCCGAAGCCAACGACGTCGACGTCGTGCTGGGCGATACGGCGGGACGGCTCCACACCGACGAGGGCCTGATGGACCAACTCGAGAAGATCGGCCGCGTCGTCGATCCCGACATGACGCTGTTCGTCGACGAGGCCGTCGCCGGGCAGGACGCGGTCAACCGCGCTCGCGAGTTCAACGAGGCCGCGGAGATCGACGGGACGATCCTGACGAAGGCCGACGCCGACTCCAACGGCGGTGCGGCGATCTCGGTCGCCCACGTCACCGGGAAGCCGATCCTGTTCCTCGGCGTCGGACAGGGGTACGACGATTTAGAGCGGTTCGATCCCGACGAGATGGTCGATCGGCTGCTCGCCGACGAGGAGTAG
- a CDS encoding nitrite/sulfite reductase produces the protein MNTTEQYKQNKHPLDVIDDVYDYADEELSFDEIEERAGGGEWERLKWAGMYAQKQEGYFMIRTKVPGGKLTPEQAEVIGEVTDDLAVAPEEYGGEEQNELWGDAYLDITTRQDIQKHWIRVEDVPEMWDRYDEVGLTTVQGCGDSARNVLGCPAAGLDDHECFNAQPVIDAVSDFFTENREYANLPRKFKITITGCAHDCAQSQINDVGLVPAKKEIDGEHYYGFHARVGGGLSDGPRMGSELDVFIQPEDAVEFCRAVAQTFKELGDRNNRGVCRMRYLVEQMGPEKFEEAIRDRSTVDLLEAGENLTVGYQGDHVGVHEQKQDGLNYVGFNVIAGRMGGDEFAAAARAAEKYGTEDASVRLATDQNFLITHIPDENVDDLLAEPFAQEYSPDPGPFSRGAVGCTGNEFCNYAIIETKKRTKRWARELDERIDVPDDIGAIRMHMSGCSASCAQPQIADIGFRGETVKLEDENSTNAEGDNIVEGMDFGLGGSLGADNEFLDWVESAVPADSVIPALEQLFEAYSADRDEGEKFYEWCRGVDNGELRSIMQEADAPVARGVAHGD, from the coding sequence GTGAATACGACGGAACAATACAAACAGAACAAGCATCCGCTCGACGTTATCGACGACGTCTACGACTACGCCGACGAGGAACTCTCCTTCGACGAGATCGAGGAGCGCGCCGGCGGCGGCGAGTGGGAGCGCCTGAAGTGGGCCGGTATGTACGCCCAGAAGCAGGAGGGCTACTTCATGATCCGGACCAAGGTGCCCGGCGGGAAGCTCACGCCGGAGCAGGCCGAAGTGATCGGCGAGGTCACCGACGACCTCGCAGTCGCCCCCGAAGAGTACGGCGGCGAGGAACAGAACGAACTCTGGGGCGACGCGTATCTCGACATCACGACCCGACAGGACATTCAGAAACACTGGATTCGCGTCGAGGACGTCCCCGAGATGTGGGACCGCTACGACGAGGTCGGCCTGACGACGGTCCAGGGCTGCGGTGACTCCGCCCGGAACGTCCTGGGCTGCCCCGCGGCCGGACTCGACGACCACGAGTGTTTCAACGCACAGCCGGTCATCGACGCCGTCTCGGACTTCTTCACCGAGAACCGCGAGTACGCCAACCTCCCGCGGAAGTTCAAGATCACGATCACCGGCTGCGCCCACGACTGCGCGCAGTCCCAGATCAACGACGTCGGACTCGTCCCCGCAAAGAAGGAAATCGACGGGGAGCACTACTACGGCTTCCACGCCCGCGTCGGCGGCGGCCTCTCCGACGGCCCGCGAATGGGATCGGAGCTCGACGTCTTCATTCAGCCCGAAGACGCCGTCGAGTTCTGCCGCGCCGTCGCACAGACGTTCAAGGAGCTCGGCGACCGCAACAACCGCGGCGTCTGCCGCATGCGCTACCTCGTCGAGCAGATGGGTCCCGAGAAGTTCGAGGAAGCGATCCGCGACCGCAGCACCGTCGACCTGCTCGAGGCCGGTGAGAACCTGACGGTCGGCTACCAGGGCGACCACGTCGGCGTCCACGAGCAGAAACAGGACGGCCTCAACTACGTCGGCTTCAACGTCATCGCGGGCCGAATGGGCGGCGATGAGTTCGCCGCTGCAGCCCGCGCCGCCGAGAAGTACGGGACCGAGGACGCCTCCGTGCGCCTCGCGACCGACCAGAACTTCCTGATCACGCACATTCCCGACGAGAACGTCGACGACCTCCTCGCGGAGCCGTTCGCCCAGGAGTACAGCCCCGATCCGGGGCCGTTCTCGCGGGGCGCGGTCGGCTGTACGGGCAACGAGTTCTGTAACTACGCCATCATCGAGACGAAGAAACGCACCAAGCGCTGGGCCCGCGAGCTCGACGAGCGCATCGACGTGCCCGACGACATCGGCGCCATCCGGATGCACATGTCCGGCTGCTCGGCCTCCTGTGCCCAACCTCAGATCGCAGACATCGGGTTCCGTGGTGAGACGGTCAAACTCGAGGACGAGAACAGTACCAACGCGGAAGGCGACAACATCGTCGAAGGGATGGACTTCGGTCTGGGCGGCTCGCTGGGTGCCGACAACGAGTTCCTCGACTGGGTCGAGAGCGCCGTACCCGCCGACTCCGTGATCCCGGCCCTCGAGCAGCTGTTCGAGGCCTACTCCGCGGACCGTGATGAGGGCGAGAAGTTCTACGAGTGGTGCCGCGGCGTCGACAACGGCGAACTCCGGTCGATCATGCAAGAGGCGGACGCACCGGTTGCACGAGGTGTCGCCCATGGGGACTGA
- a CDS encoding Coenzyme F420 hydrogenase/dehydrogenase, beta subunit C-terminal domain yields MGTDSEDERSESSDERAGAKRHASREDEQRFPHVPASDDDDDAVIVPDAEGGASRSRENTDHAREGAIATDGGNDAAEASGESCSPNTCTCGEKTAADTDAESETPPVATDGAGVANVDEMGELGDLEFTEPAENVSQDVDNGSPDTRVGIPDGVDLETPDYSIRSQMNDIETPDEKTWFMELDEAVIDEGRCIQCGTCVAACPSDSIGIGDDGLPELVKMCTGCSMCWDFCPRGGLRYERQWKITGGEDNVKGAGDPITEFSAKVEDDWTDKAQDGGVVTGVLATLLEEGEIDGALVATESEEDAWKAESFLATTTEELIENAGTVYNQTMALGNLDLEQWKHKLPDKSWDELSLAVVGTPCEIEGLRALQDFEWDYQAQDEGLRAVDYRIALMCTKNFNYRKLMGEQLEEKRDIAPEEIGKMDVLNGKMMVYDHDGEMIVEEDIENFHDAALKGCDECADFTGFCSDITVGSVGSSDEYSSVIIRTEQGMKAWELTEPNLDYHDLEDKSAVGKLQGWDKKKAFESLERPFDPDAPRFIEYKDHAENYGTELNPHDFGH; encoded by the coding sequence ATGGGGACTGATAGCGAGGACGAACGCAGTGAGTCCTCGGATGAGCGAGCGGGAGCGAAGCGACACGCGAGCCGCGAGGACGAGCAGCGCTTCCCCCACGTTCCGGCCTCGGACGACGATGACGACGCCGTCATCGTCCCCGACGCCGAGGGTGGCGCATCCCGGTCCCGAGAGAACACGGATCACGCTCGAGAGGGTGCCATCGCCACGGACGGCGGTAACGATGCCGCCGAAGCCAGCGGCGAGAGCTGCTCGCCGAACACCTGCACCTGCGGCGAGAAAACGGCTGCCGACACCGATGCCGAGTCCGAAACGCCGCCCGTCGCGACCGACGGCGCCGGCGTCGCCAACGTCGACGAGATGGGCGAACTCGGCGACCTCGAGTTCACCGAGCCAGCGGAGAACGTCAGCCAGGACGTCGACAACGGCTCGCCCGACACGCGCGTCGGGATTCCGGACGGCGTCGACCTCGAGACGCCCGATTACTCGATCCGGTCGCAGATGAACGACATCGAGACGCCTGACGAGAAGACCTGGTTCATGGAGCTGGACGAGGCCGTCATAGACGAGGGTCGTTGTATCCAGTGTGGGACCTGCGTCGCCGCCTGCCCATCGGACTCGATCGGCATCGGTGACGACGGCCTGCCGGAACTGGTCAAGATGTGTACCGGCTGTTCGATGTGTTGGGACTTCTGTCCCCGCGGCGGCCTGCGCTACGAGCGCCAGTGGAAGATCACCGGCGGCGAGGACAACGTCAAGGGCGCGGGCGACCCGATCACGGAGTTCTCCGCGAAGGTCGAAGACGACTGGACCGACAAAGCGCAGGACGGCGGCGTCGTCACCGGCGTCCTCGCGACCCTCCTCGAGGAGGGCGAGATCGACGGTGCGCTCGTCGCGACCGAGAGCGAGGAGGACGCCTGGAAGGCCGAGAGCTTCCTCGCGACGACGACCGAGGAGCTCATCGAGAACGCCGGCACCGTCTACAACCAGACGATGGCGCTTGGCAACCTCGACCTCGAGCAGTGGAAGCACAAGCTCCCCGACAAGTCCTGGGACGAACTCAGCCTCGCGGTCGTCGGGACGCCCTGCGAGATCGAGGGCCTCCGCGCCCTGCAGGACTTCGAGTGGGACTACCAGGCCCAGGACGAGGGCCTCCGCGCGGTCGACTACAGGATCGCGCTGATGTGTACGAAGAACTTCAACTACCGGAAGCTCATGGGCGAGCAACTGGAGGAGAAGCGGGACATCGCGCCCGAGGAGATCGGCAAGATGGACGTCCTCAACGGCAAGATGATGGTCTACGACCACGACGGCGAGATGATCGTCGAGGAGGACATCGAGAACTTCCACGACGCCGCCCTCAAGGGCTGCGACGAGTGTGCCGACTTCACCGGCTTCTGTTCGGACATCACCGTCGGCTCCGTCGGCTCGAGCGACGAGTACTCCAGCGTCATCATCCGCACCGAACAGGGGATGAAGGCGTGGGAACTGACCGAGCCGAACCTCGACTACCACGACCTCGAGGACAAGAGCGCGGTCGGCAAGCTCCAGGGCTGGGACAAGAAGAAGGCCTTCGAGAGCCTCGAGCGGCCCTTCGACCCCGACGCCCCGCGGTTCATCGAGTACAAGGACCACGCCGAGAACTACGGCACCGAGCTGAACCCGCACGACTTCGGTCACTGA
- a CDS encoding MarR family transcriptional regulator, producing MPVDFENYRPTDLPEEETNGRQILEFLASNPETGYRAGELAAELEIPRGSVGTTLSRLESRGLVRHKGEYWAIDPDAYDAHTASLIGLETVAEQFEGDYYDENPDWDAGLPDLSEQEADGSVEDE from the coding sequence ATGCCCGTCGACTTCGAGAACTACCGCCCGACCGACCTCCCCGAGGAGGAGACGAACGGACGGCAAATCCTCGAGTTCCTCGCATCGAATCCCGAGACGGGGTATCGTGCCGGCGAACTCGCGGCGGAGCTCGAGATCCCCCGCGGGAGCGTCGGAACGACGCTGAGTCGTCTCGAGAGTCGGGGACTCGTTCGCCACAAGGGCGAATACTGGGCGATCGATCCGGACGCGTACGATGCCCACACGGCGAGTCTCATCGGACTGGAAACCGTCGCCGAGCAGTTCGAAGGCGACTACTACGACGAAAATCCGGACTGGGATGCGGGACTCCCCGACCTCAGCGAGCAGGAAGCCGACGGGTCGGTGGAGGACGAGTAA
- a CDS encoding AEC family transporter: MANLVGIFGSAVGPIVAIAAVGYVLATVKEIDPEPLNTAVVYVLAPALVFHSLAVTELEAATLLRVTIGIVAFTGIMWAIAELAGRAVGEEEPALSALVLVAIFCNSGNLGIPVSDFAFGEVGRQTAVLFLSVQSVLMYTVGVYVASRSSGSAGLEGVRRVFYIPLVYAVIAALLARAVDIVPPADTAAMETLQLVGDASIPLMLLILGIQLARADTASAVSRAWPATALKMGVAPLVGLGVALLVGFENQTVARVFVLETAMPAAVTPLILTIEFAGSARTDGILVSEYVSTCVFLTTLLAIPVLTVLIAVLQSGAVI; encoded by the coding sequence ATGGCGAACCTCGTCGGGATTTTCGGCTCCGCGGTCGGGCCGATCGTCGCCATCGCGGCGGTCGGCTACGTGTTGGCGACCGTCAAAGAGATCGATCCGGAGCCGCTGAACACTGCCGTCGTCTACGTGCTGGCACCGGCGCTGGTCTTTCACAGCCTCGCCGTCACCGAACTCGAGGCGGCGACGCTCCTCCGGGTAACGATCGGGATCGTCGCCTTCACCGGGATCATGTGGGCGATCGCCGAACTCGCCGGCCGCGCCGTCGGCGAGGAGGAACCCGCACTGAGCGCGCTCGTCCTCGTCGCGATCTTCTGTAACTCCGGAAATCTGGGAATCCCCGTCTCCGACTTCGCGTTCGGCGAGGTCGGCAGACAGACGGCCGTGCTCTTCCTCTCGGTCCAGTCCGTGCTGATGTACACCGTCGGCGTCTACGTCGCCTCCCGGAGCAGCGGCTCCGCCGGCCTCGAGGGCGTCCGGCGCGTGTTCTACATCCCCCTCGTCTACGCCGTTATCGCGGCGCTGCTCGCTCGAGCGGTGGACATCGTCCCCCCTGCTGACACCGCCGCGATGGAGACGCTCCAGCTCGTCGGCGACGCCTCGATCCCGCTCATGCTGCTCATTCTCGGTATTCAACTCGCGCGTGCCGACACCGCCTCGGCCGTCTCTCGAGCCTGGCCCGCAACCGCGCTCAAGATGGGCGTCGCCCCGCTCGTCGGCCTCGGGGTCGCGCTCCTCGTCGGCTTCGAGAATCAGACCGTCGCGCGCGTGTTCGTCCTCGAGACCGCGATGCCCGCCGCCGTGACGCCGCTGATCCTCACCATCGAGTTCGCCGGCAGCGCCCGGACCGACGGGATCCTCGTCTCCGAGTACGTCTCGACGTGCGTGTTCCTGACGACCCTGCTGGCGATTCCGGTACTCACCGTACTGATCGCTGTCTTGCAGTCCGGCGCGGTGATCTGA
- a CDS encoding GNAT family N-acetyltransferase, whose protein sequence is MASDVRIRVATADDAVTIRDIYAPFCESTAVTFEETPPTESEMADRIASTLETHPWLVCELAGDVVGYAYAGPLRKRRAYEWVVELSVYVADSARGMGVGRALYESLFAVLERQGIRDGYAVTTVPNPETERFHERMGFDRLVDFPGIGYTQGEWQDVAWWRRSLAEKSETETPDRPRPFSAVREDADWESLVRAGEDLLESR, encoded by the coding sequence ATGGCATCCGACGTGCGGATTCGAGTCGCGACCGCGGACGACGCGGTCACGATCCGCGACATCTACGCACCCTTCTGCGAGTCGACGGCAGTTACTTTCGAGGAGACCCCGCCCACAGAGAGCGAGATGGCCGACAGGATCGCGTCGACCCTCGAGACGCATCCGTGGCTCGTCTGCGAGCTCGCCGGCGACGTCGTCGGCTACGCCTACGCGGGGCCGCTGCGAAAGCGGCGGGCCTACGAGTGGGTCGTCGAACTGTCGGTCTACGTCGCCGACTCGGCTCGCGGGATGGGCGTCGGACGGGCCCTGTACGAATCGCTGTTCGCCGTCCTCGAGCGGCAGGGAATCCGCGACGGCTACGCCGTGACGACGGTGCCGAACCCCGAGACGGAGCGGTTCCACGAACGCATGGGATTCGATCGACTGGTCGATTTCCCCGGAATCGGCTACACGCAAGGCGAGTGGCAGGACGTGGCCTGGTGGCGGCGATCGCTCGCAGAGAAATCGGAGACCGAGACACCCGATCGGCCGCGCCCGTTCTCGGCAGTTCGCGAGGACGCCGACTGGGAGTCGCTGGTCCGGGCGGGCGAGGACTTGCTCGAGTCGCGCTGA
- a CDS encoding haloacid dehalogenase type II translates to MAFDPDRVTTVTFDSYSTLVDVDATVAALADHADIDDPDPISQTWRERSMQYTLVANHLEEYETFYEINRDALAYALAAHGIDLPADEREEILEVYHELEVFDDVRESIERLHEAGYDTYVLSNGNPEMLESMVEHAEIGDLVVDTISADELGTFKPDADLYRHAAGRTGTPIDELVHVSALWFDVQGAIHAGMQGVWLDRKGTPWEPFGPEPDLITEGLEELADRLEA, encoded by the coding sequence ATGGCCTTCGATCCCGACCGCGTTACGACGGTTACGTTCGACTCCTACAGCACGCTCGTCGACGTCGATGCGACCGTGGCCGCGCTCGCGGACCACGCGGATATCGACGATCCGGATCCGATCTCTCAGACCTGGCGGGAGCGGTCGATGCAGTACACGCTCGTCGCCAACCACCTCGAGGAGTACGAGACGTTCTACGAGATCAACCGGGACGCGCTCGCCTACGCCCTCGCGGCACACGGGATCGACCTCCCCGCCGACGAGCGCGAGGAGATCCTCGAGGTCTACCACGAACTCGAGGTCTTCGACGACGTCCGGGAAAGTATCGAGCGATTACACGAGGCCGGGTACGACACGTACGTCCTCTCGAACGGCAATCCCGAGATGCTCGAGTCGATGGTCGAACACGCCGAAATCGGGGATCTCGTCGTGGATACGATCAGCGCGGACGAGCTCGGGACGTTCAAACCGGACGCGGACCTCTACCGCCACGCCGCGGGGCGAACGGGAACGCCGATCGACGAACTGGTCCACGTCTCGGCGCTCTGGTTCGACGTGCAGGGCGCGATCCACGCCGGCATGCAGGGGGTCTGGCTCGACCGGAAGGGGACCCCGTGGGAGCCCTTCGGCCCGGAACCCGACCTGATCACCGAGGGCCTGGAGGAGTTGGCGGATCGACTGGAAGCGTAA
- the thiE gene encoding thiamine phosphate synthase: protein MNISSWQTYLVTQASLSGEQSTVEVVRAAIDSGIDVVQLREKETSARSRHELGLELRELTADAGVDLIVNDRVDIARAIDADGVHVGQSDLPVAVARDLLGPDAIVGCSTSTVADAREAEADGADYLGVGAVYGTSSKDVDEDKDGIGPERVAAIADAVSIPVVGIGGITADNAGPVVEAGATGVAVISEITGAPNPRAATESLAAAVETTKGIGNGGGGA, encoded by the coding sequence GTGAATATCTCGAGTTGGCAGACCTACCTCGTCACGCAGGCGTCGCTGTCGGGCGAGCAGTCGACAGTGGAGGTCGTCCGCGCGGCCATCGACAGCGGGATCGACGTCGTACAGCTCCGCGAGAAGGAAACGAGCGCTCGATCGCGGCACGAACTCGGCCTCGAGCTGCGCGAGCTCACGGCCGACGCAGGTGTCGACCTGATCGTCAACGATCGGGTCGATATCGCGCGGGCGATCGACGCCGACGGCGTCCACGTCGGCCAGTCGGATCTGCCGGTCGCGGTCGCGCGCGACCTGCTCGGGCCGGACGCGATCGTCGGCTGTTCGACGTCGACGGTCGCGGACGCCCGGGAAGCAGAAGCCGACGGGGCGGACTACCTGGGCGTCGGGGCCGTCTACGGAACCTCCTCGAAGGACGTCGACGAGGACAAGGACGGGATCGGTCCGGAACGAGTCGCCGCGATCGCGGACGCGGTCTCGATTCCGGTCGTCGGTATCGGCGGGATTACGGCTGACAACGCCGGCCCGGTCGTCGAGGCGGGTGCGACTGGCGTCGCCGTGATCAGCGAGATTACGGGGGCCCCGAATCCGCGAGCGGCGACCGAATCGCTTGCGGCCGCCGTCGAAACGACGAAGGGAATCGGGAACGGAGGAGGAGGAGCATGA